In a single window of the Pandoraea pulmonicola genome:
- a CDS encoding pyrimidine 5'-nucleotidase, translated as MASIHVLSRRRRAHRARSEHGTRGSVWLFDLDNTLHRASHAIFPRINRAMTAYIVEKLGLPQDEANRLRSDYTERYGAVLLGLIRHHAIDPHEFLQRVHELPPLAEVLRAERGIARLFAGLPGRKILLTNAPAHYALPIVEALGIRRHFERCVSIEDMADRRGWRAKPDATMLRRLLARERLAPHRTWLVEDTRSHLKHLRHFGIKTVWITGHLPVRNSLGDAMPRSGRPHYVDIKVQSLRELRARLATGAGAQAARQSNPYR; from the coding sequence GTGGCTTCTATTCACGTCCTGAGCCGGCGTCGCCGGGCGCATCGCGCCCGCAGCGAGCACGGCACGCGCGGCTCGGTCTGGTTGTTCGATCTGGACAACACGTTGCACCGTGCGTCGCATGCGATCTTCCCGCGCATCAATCGCGCGATGACGGCCTATATCGTCGAGAAGCTGGGGCTGCCGCAGGACGAGGCCAATCGCCTGCGCTCCGACTACACCGAGCGATATGGCGCGGTGCTGCTCGGCCTGATCCGGCATCACGCCATCGATCCCCACGAATTCCTTCAACGCGTCCATGAACTGCCGCCGCTGGCCGAAGTGCTGCGCGCGGAGCGGGGCATCGCCCGCCTGTTCGCCGGGCTGCCGGGACGCAAGATCCTGTTGACCAACGCGCCGGCGCACTACGCGCTGCCGATCGTCGAGGCGTTGGGCATTCGCCGTCATTTCGAGCGCTGCGTGAGTATCGAGGACATGGCCGACCGGCGCGGCTGGCGCGCCAAGCCCGATGCGACCATGCTGCGCCGGCTGCTCGCGCGCGAGCGGCTCGCGCCGCATCGCACGTGGCTGGTGGAGGACACGCGCTCGCATCTGAAACACCTGCGGCATTTCGGCATCAAGACCGTCTGGATCACGGGACACTTGCCTGTCAGAAACAGTCTTGGCGACGCAATGCCGCGCAGTGGGCGCCCACACTATGTGGATATCAAAGTACAATCTCTGCGCGAGTTACGGGCGCGCCTTGCGACCGGGGCCGGAGCCCAGGCCGCCCGACAATCAAATCCCTACCGATAA
- the slmA gene encoding nucleoid occlusion factor SlmA, with product MQQENSSSGAGYGAADALEAAPAPVKTSRPKPGERRVQVLQTLAAMLETPKGEKITTAALAARLDVSEAALYRHFASKAQMFEGLIEFIEQTIFGLINQISAQDQDGVSQARAIVLMLLGFAEKNPGMTRVLTGEALVGENERLQERMNQLLDRIEASLRQVLRLAAANGTLPETFDANSRANLLVSYVLGRWHRFAKSGFKRSPAEGAEPQVAALLR from the coding sequence ATGCAGCAGGAAAACTCTTCGAGCGGCGCCGGCTACGGCGCTGCCGATGCGCTGGAGGCCGCACCCGCGCCGGTAAAGACAAGCCGCCCCAAGCCGGGCGAGCGCCGCGTGCAGGTGTTGCAGACCCTCGCAGCCATGCTCGAGACGCCCAAGGGCGAGAAGATCACCACGGCGGCGCTTGCCGCACGGCTCGATGTCTCGGAGGCGGCGCTCTATCGCCACTTCGCGAGCAAGGCCCAGATGTTCGAAGGACTCATCGAGTTCATCGAGCAGACCATTTTCGGCTTGATCAACCAGATCTCCGCGCAGGATCAGGACGGCGTGTCGCAGGCGCGCGCCATCGTGCTGATGCTGCTCGGTTTCGCCGAGAAGAACCCCGGCATGACGCGCGTGCTGACCGGCGAAGCGCTCGTCGGCGAGAACGAGCGCCTGCAGGAGCGCATGAATCAGTTGCTCGACCGCATCGAGGCGTCGCTGCGCCAGGTACTGCGCCTGGCGGCGGCCAACGGCACGCTGCCCGAGACCTTCGACGCCAACTCGCGCGCCAACCTGCTCGTGTCCTACGTGCTGGGCCGCTGGCACCGTTTCGCCAAGAGCGGCTTCAAGCGCTCGCCGGCCGAGGGGGCCGAACCGCAGGTCGCCGCGCTTCTGCGCTGA
- the metX gene encoding homoserine O-succinyltransferase MetX, with product METSIGIVTPQRMHFAEPLALQNGSTLAGYDLMVETYGELNADRSNAVLVCHALNASHHVAGIAADNPKNVGWWDNMVGPGKPLDTNRFFVIGVNNLGSCFGSTGPMSIDDATGSPYGARFPVITVEDWVNAQARVADALGIRRFAAVMGGSLGGMQALAWSIMYPERVGHCLVIASTPKLSAQNIAFNEVARSAILSDPDFHGGDYYAHGVVPRRGLRVARMIGHITYLSDEDMATKFGRALRRAEALVDGVANGDATAGAGDGYRFSFDVEFEVESYLRHQGDKFAEYFDANTYLLITRALDYFDPARTVGGDLAKALAHTTAKYLIVSFTTDWRFAPTRSREIVKALLDTRRTVSYAEIDAPHGHDAFLLTDARYHNLVRAYYERIAEEVGV from the coding sequence ATGGAAACTTCAATCGGAATCGTCACGCCGCAGCGGATGCATTTCGCTGAGCCGCTGGCATTGCAGAACGGCAGCACGCTCGCGGGCTACGACCTGATGGTCGAGACCTACGGCGAGCTCAACGCCGACCGGAGCAATGCCGTACTGGTCTGCCATGCGCTCAACGCCTCGCACCACGTGGCAGGCATCGCCGCCGACAATCCCAAGAACGTCGGCTGGTGGGACAACATGGTCGGGCCCGGCAAGCCGCTCGACACCAACCGCTTCTTCGTCATCGGGGTGAACAACCTCGGCTCGTGCTTCGGCTCGACCGGGCCGATGAGTATTGACGACGCCACGGGCAGCCCCTACGGCGCGCGCTTTCCCGTCATCACCGTCGAGGACTGGGTCAACGCACAGGCGCGCGTGGCCGACGCCTTGGGCATTCGCCGGTTCGCCGCCGTCATGGGCGGCAGTCTCGGCGGCATGCAGGCGCTCGCGTGGAGCATCATGTATCCCGAGCGGGTGGGGCACTGTCTCGTCATCGCGTCCACGCCGAAGCTGTCGGCCCAAAATATCGCGTTCAATGAAGTGGCCCGCTCGGCCATTCTTTCCGACCCGGACTTCCACGGCGGCGACTATTACGCGCATGGCGTGGTGCCGCGGCGCGGCTTGCGCGTGGCGCGCATGATCGGCCACATCACGTATCTGTCCGATGAAGACATGGCGACCAAGTTCGGCCGTGCGCTGCGTCGCGCCGAGGCGCTGGTCGATGGCGTGGCGAACGGCGACGCGACTGCCGGCGCGGGCGACGGCTATCGGTTCAGTTTCGACGTGGAATTCGAAGTGGAGTCGTATCTGCGTCACCAGGGCGACAAGTTCGCCGAGTACTTCGACGCCAACACGTATCTGCTCATCACGCGCGCGCTCGACTACTTCGATCCGGCGCGCACGGTCGGCGGCGATCTGGCGAAGGCGCTCGCACACACCACGGCGAAGTATCTGATCGTGTCGTTTACCACCGACTGGCGTTTCGCGCCGACGCGCTCGCGCGAGATCGTCAAGGCGCTGCTCGACACGCGTCGCACCGTGAGCTACGCCGAGATCGACGCACCGCACGGGCACGACGCCTTCCTGCTCACCGATGCGCGTTATCACAATCTGGTGCGCGCCTACTACGAACGTATCGCCGAGGAGGTCGGAGTATGA
- the metW gene encoding methionine biosynthesis protein MetW, whose amino-acid sequence MSQSTVPANGAQATTLAASRNRISASLAERPDFRVIARWIEPSSQVLDLGCSDGSLLRLLIDELDVSGYGVEIDDAGVLASAQRGINVLQQNMEDGLKLFEDQSFDTVILSQTLQTLHRTADILRETVRVGREAIVSFPNFGYWPHRLSVLRGRMPVSKTLPFQWHNTPNVRVLTIRDFEALAPEVGVQILDRAVLHNGGLVSVGANWRGSLAVYRVKRS is encoded by the coding sequence ATGAGTCAGTCAACAGTCCCGGCAAACGGCGCGCAGGCGACCACGCTGGCGGCATCGCGCAATCGCATTTCGGCGTCGCTGGCCGAGCGTCCGGACTTTCGCGTCATCGCGCGCTGGATCGAACCGTCGTCGCAGGTGCTCGACCTCGGCTGCAGCGACGGCTCGCTGCTGCGCCTGCTCATCGACGAGCTCGACGTGAGCGGCTACGGCGTGGAGATCGACGACGCGGGTGTGCTCGCCTCGGCGCAACGCGGCATCAACGTCCTTCAGCAGAACATGGAAGACGGGTTGAAGCTGTTCGAGGATCAGAGCTTCGATACGGTCATCCTCTCGCAGACGCTGCAGACCCTCCACCGTACGGCGGACATTCTGCGCGAGACGGTGCGCGTCGGGCGCGAGGCGATCGTGTCGTTCCCGAACTTCGGTTACTGGCCGCACCGGCTGTCGGTGTTGCGGGGCCGCATGCCGGTGTCGAAGACCCTGCCGTTCCAGTGGCACAACACGCCGAACGTGCGCGTGCTCACGATCCGGGACTTCGAGGCGCTGGCGCCGGAAGTCGGCGTGCAGATCCTGGATCGCGCCGTATTGCACAACGGGGGACTCGTGTCGGTGGGGGCCAACTGGCGTGGTAGTCTTGCAGTCTATCGCGTCAAGCGTTCCTGA
- a CDS encoding AmpG family muropeptide MFS transporter has protein sequence MTDSLPPDDGRVFHPTRMLICVILGFTSGLPLFILLNLVQAWLRSEHVDLKAIGLFALIQFPYTWKFLWAPLMDRFAPNLLGWKPGRRRGWMFVTQLLVAGAVALMGTYSPQRDLSTIAALAAALAFFSASLDICLDAYRRELLSDREQGLGTAMHVNAYKVAGLVPGSLALIMADHLPWAEVFFATAAFMLPGIVMTLVVKEPAIRGTPPKTLREAVVEPFHEFVTRGGWSQALLVLAFIFLYKLGDSMATSLATSFYLDLGFTKTQIGVVAKATSLWASVAGGIIGGVWLIKLGINRGLWVFGVLQLVSVLGFAWLAQAGAVVAGLGVVIAFEAFTAGLGTAAFTAYIARTTDPRYTATQFALFTSLASVPRTFANAGTGYIVDGVGWLTFFFICTALALPGMLLLPKVAPWGADDDGGDGVPVSSAR, from the coding sequence ATGACCGATTCGCTGCCGCCCGACGACGGGCGAGTCTTCCACCCCACGCGGATGCTCATCTGCGTGATTCTCGGCTTCACGTCCGGTTTGCCGCTTTTCATCCTGCTCAATCTCGTGCAGGCGTGGCTGCGCAGCGAGCATGTGGACCTCAAGGCGATCGGCCTGTTCGCGCTGATCCAGTTTCCCTACACGTGGAAGTTCCTGTGGGCGCCGCTCATGGACCGCTTCGCGCCCAATTTGCTGGGCTGGAAACCCGGGCGGCGGCGCGGCTGGATGTTCGTCACCCAATTGCTCGTGGCCGGCGCCGTCGCCCTCATGGGCACCTATTCTCCACAGCGCGACCTGAGCACCATCGCCGCGCTCGCGGCCGCGTTGGCGTTCTTCAGCGCCAGCCTGGACATCTGTCTCGACGCCTATCGCCGGGAACTGCTCTCCGACCGCGAGCAGGGGCTGGGCACGGCCATGCATGTGAACGCCTACAAGGTGGCCGGCCTCGTGCCGGGTTCGCTTGCGCTGATCATGGCCGATCATCTGCCGTGGGCCGAGGTGTTCTTCGCGACGGCCGCGTTCATGCTGCCGGGCATCGTGATGACGCTCGTCGTCAAGGAGCCGGCGATTCGCGGCACGCCGCCGAAGACGCTGCGCGAAGCCGTGGTCGAGCCGTTCCATGAGTTCGTCACGCGCGGCGGCTGGTCGCAGGCGCTGCTGGTGCTGGCTTTCATCTTTCTCTACAAGCTGGGCGACTCGATGGCAACGTCGCTCGCGACATCGTTCTATCTCGATCTCGGTTTCACGAAGACGCAAATCGGCGTTGTGGCCAAGGCGACGAGCCTGTGGGCGAGCGTCGCGGGCGGCATCATCGGTGGGGTCTGGCTGATCAAGCTCGGCATCAATCGCGGCCTGTGGGTCTTCGGCGTGCTGCAGCTCGTGTCGGTGCTCGGCTTCGCGTGGCTCGCGCAGGCCGGCGCCGTCGTGGCGGGACTGGGCGTGGTGATCGCGTTCGAAGCGTTTACCGCGGGGCTCGGCACGGCGGCGTTTACCGCGTACATCGCCCGTACCACGGACCCGCGCTACACGGCCACGCAATTCGCACTGTTCACGAGCCTGGCGTCGGTGCCGCGCACGTTCGCCAATGCCGGGACGGGCTACATCGTGGATGGCGTCGGCTGGCTGACCTTCTTCTTCATCTGCACGGCGCTCGCCCTGCCGGGGATGCTGCTGTTGCCGAAGGTCGCCCCCTGGGGAGCGGACGATGATGGCGGCGACGGTGTTCCCGTGTCCAGCGCACGTTGA
- a CDS encoding exodeoxyribonuclease III, giving the protein MRIITANLNGVRSAAKKGFFEWFGNQEADILCVQEIKAQLPDMTPDFLKPHDYQGYFHYAQKKGYSGAGVYVRREPDDILIGWGNEEFDAEGRYVEVRYGNLSVISVYIPSGSSGEERQAAKFRFMADFMPHLLSLKAAGREVVLCGDVNIAHKEIDIKNWKGNLKNSGFLPEERAWLTQLFDDHGYVDVFRTLDARPEQYTWWSNRGQAYAKNVGWRIDYQIATPGIAGKAKATSVFRDIKFSDHAPLTVDYDHAL; this is encoded by the coding sequence ATGCGCATCATTACCGCGAATCTGAACGGCGTGCGATCGGCCGCCAAGAAGGGCTTTTTCGAGTGGTTCGGCAATCAGGAAGCCGACATCCTGTGCGTGCAGGAGATCAAGGCGCAGTTGCCGGACATGACACCGGACTTCCTCAAGCCGCACGACTACCAGGGCTATTTCCACTACGCGCAGAAAAAAGGCTACAGCGGCGCCGGCGTGTACGTGCGACGCGAGCCCGACGACATCCTCATCGGCTGGGGCAACGAAGAATTCGATGCGGAAGGTCGCTACGTCGAAGTGCGCTACGGCAACCTGTCGGTGATCTCCGTCTACATCCCGTCGGGCTCGAGCGGCGAAGAGCGCCAGGCGGCGAAGTTCCGCTTCATGGCAGACTTCATGCCGCACCTGCTCTCGCTCAAGGCAGCCGGTCGCGAGGTCGTGCTGTGCGGCGACGTCAACATCGCGCACAAGGAAATCGACATCAAGAACTGGAAGGGCAATCTGAAGAACTCCGGCTTTCTGCCGGAGGAGCGCGCGTGGCTCACCCAGTTGTTCGACGATCATGGCTACGTCGATGTCTTTCGCACGCTCGATGCGCGCCCCGAACAGTACACGTGGTGGAGCAATCGCGGGCAGGCCTATGCGAAGAACGTCGGTTGGCGCATCGACTACCAGATCGCCACGCCGGGCATCGCGGGCAAGGCCAAGGCCACGTCGGTGTTTCGCGACATCAAGTTCAGCGACCACGCGCCCCTAACCGTGGATTACGATCACGCGCTGTAA